The following proteins are co-located in the Carassius carassius chromosome 39, fCarCar2.1, whole genome shotgun sequence genome:
- the LOC132121566 gene encoding adhesion G protein-coupled receptor A1-like → MGHAPDGHIITDCDTIELKLEPNFADLMDLKRVLSFPPYPGDYLHPVVYACTAVMLLCQLISIMTYIVHHSIIRISRKAWHMLLNFLFHTAMTFGVFAGGINQIKYPVICQVVGIILHYSSLSSMLWLLFTARNICMEVSKAPPIPQDRDLPHQPRPKATIFRFYLVSGGIPLIIVGVTAAVSLDNYGSRDDAPYCWMALEPSLGGFYGPTAFLVLVMCIYFLWTFVQLKQHPERKYELKAMTEEQQRLAVAEIRHCHAISGEPGEHGDHTGCTAITASMLANEHSFKAQLRATAFTLFLFLATWVFGALAISQGHFLDMIFSCLYGAFSVTLGLFLLIQHCAKCDDVWHRWWACCPNKPKVEVNGEAAGNTASLTLSHSHNPSHGQNQIHCQIDSSCLGKPLLTPHLHSPLPHCKLDTLPSTQNHTSTCCATLHSPSSLTTHPQSLPDELPRPTLPLQSCLKDRSKSRSFNRPRPCLRDYSYHMTSTSMDGSVHSSHLDSPHSVQLDNPLTCHMSHLDTQLSCHSPHLDNQLHCPSPSPHLENLASHGLHDSLSCHSAHLDSQLSCHRHMCCAKADPFSSICCHKADPFVSPCQAEDPDTGLLMYSCTKMADKEDETMLHLDITPPKVTLSCSQATLSRKGTLSRRGTLSRNNSQQEDYVLTSDCTGNIRTGPWKNETTV, encoded by the exons GATTTAAAGAGGGTGCTGTCCTTTCCTCCATATCCAGGGGATTATTTGCACCCAGTGGTATATGCCTGCACTGCAGTGATGCTGCTCTGCCAGTTGATTTCTATCATGACATACATTGTACACCACAG caTAATCCGAATCAGCAGGAAAGCATGGCACATGCTCCTCAACTTCCTCTTTCACACTGCCATGACGTTTGGGGTGTTTGCAGGAGGCATCAACCAGATCAAGTACCCTGTGATCTGTCAAGTG GTTGGCATTATCTTGCACTACTCCTCCCTTTCTAGCATGCTATGGCTGCTCTTCACTGCCAGGAATATTTGTATGGAGGTGTCCAAGGCTCCACCCATACCTCAGGACAGGGACCTTCCCCACCAGCCACGCCCTAAAGCCACCATTTTCAG GTTTTATCTGGTCAGTGGTGGAATCCCTCTAATCATAGTGGGTGTTACGGCTGCTGTTAGCTTGGATAACTATGGTAGCAGAGATGATGCCCCTTA CTGTTGGATGGCCTTGGAGCCCAGTCTAGGTGGCTTTTATGGACCCACTGCCTTTTTGGTCTTGGTAATGTGCATCTACTTTCTGTGGACATTTGTGCAGCTTAAGCAGCACCCGGAGCGCAAGTATGAGCTCAAGGCCATGACAGAAGAACAGCAGCGTTTAGCAGTAGCTGAAATCAGGCACTGTCACGCCATCAGTGGAGAGCCAGGTGAGCATGGTGATCACACAGGCTGCACAGCCATCACAGCCTCCATGTTGGCCAATGAACACTCTTTCAAAGCTCAGCTGAGGGCCACTGCCTTTACACTGTTCCTCTTCCTGGCCACCTGGGTTTTCGGAGCACTGGCCATATCACAGGGCCATTTTCTAGACATGATCTTTAGTTGCCTATATGGAGCATTTTCAGTCACATTGGGGCTTTTTCTGCTGATTCAGCACTGTGCAAAATGTGATGATGTGTGGCACCGTTGGTGGGCCTGTTGCCCTAACAAACCAAAGGTGGAGGTCAATGGAGAAGCGGCAGGGAACACCGCATCCCTAACTCTAAGTCACAGCCATAATCCGTCCCATGGGCAGAACCAAATCCACTGCCAGATCGACTCATCTTGCCTGGGTAAACCATTGCTTACCCCGCACCTACACTCCCCTTTGCCGCACTGCAAATTGGATACATTGCCCTCCACCCAgaaccacacaagcacctgctgTGCCACCCTTCACAGTCCCTCCTCTTTGACGACCCACCCGCAGTCCCTCCCTGATGAACTGCCCAGGCCAACCCTTCCCCTGCAAAGCTGCTTGAAGGACAGGTCTAAGTCTCGCTCCTTCAACCGACCTCGGCCCTGCCTCAGGGACTATTCTTACCACATGACCTCCACCAGCATGGACGGCAGTGTGCACAGCTCCCACCTGGACAGCCCCCACAGTGTGCAGCTGGACAACCCTCTCACCTGCCACATGTCCCACTTGGATACTCAACTCTCTTGTCACAGCCCCCACCTGGACAACCAGCTGCACTGCCCCAGTCCCAGTCCTCACCTTGAGAATTTGGCCTCACACGGCCTTCACGATAGCCTCTCCTGCCATAGTGCACACTTGGACAGTCAGCTCTCCTGTCATAGACACATGTGCTGTGCCAAAGCAGACCCATTCTCGAGCATATGCTGCCATAAAGCTGACCCATTTGTCAGCCCTTGCCAGGCAGAGGATCCTGACACGGGGCTGCTGATGTACAGTTGCACAAAGATGGCTGATAAAGAGGATGAAACCATGCTGCACTTGGATATAACTCCTCCAAAGGTCACATTGTCATGCTCCCAGGCCACACTCAGCAGGAAAGGCACCCTCAGCCGGAGAGGGACACTGAGCCGGAACAATAGTCAGCAGGAGGACTATGTACTTACCTCTGATTGCACAGGTAACATTAGGACTGGACCTTGGAAAAACGAGACAACCGTGTAG